Proteins from a genomic interval of Ralstonia wenshanensis:
- the rpsD gene encoding 30S ribosomal protein S4: protein MARYTGPKAKLSRREGTDLFLKSARRSLADKCKLDSKPGQHGRTSGARTSDYGNQLREKQKVKRIYGVLERQFRRYFAEADRRKGNTGETLLQLLESRLDNVVYRMGFGSTRAEARQLVSHKAILVNGQALNVPSAQVKSGDVIAIREKSKKQVRIAESLSLAEQTGFPIWVAVDAKKMEGTFKQAPDRADIAGDINESLIVELYSR, encoded by the coding sequence GTGGCACGCTATACCGGTCCCAAGGCGAAACTGTCTCGCCGCGAAGGTACTGACCTTTTCCTGAAGAGCGCACGCCGCTCGCTCGCCGACAAGTGCAAGCTGGACAGCAAGCCTGGTCAGCACGGCCGCACTTCCGGCGCCCGCACCTCCGACTACGGTAACCAACTGCGTGAAAAGCAGAAGGTCAAGCGCATCTATGGCGTGCTGGAGCGTCAATTCCGCCGTTACTTCGCCGAAGCCGATCGCCGCAAGGGCAACACGGGTGAAACCCTGCTGCAACTGTTGGAATCGCGCCTGGATAACGTCGTTTACCGCATGGGCTTCGGCTCGACCCGCGCAGAAGCGCGTCAACTGGTGTCGCACAAGGCGATCCTGGTGAACGGCCAAGCTCTGAACGTGCCGTCGGCTCAGGTCAAGTCGGGCGACGTGATTGCCATCCGCGAAAAGTCGAAGAAGCAAGTGCGTATTGCGGAATCGCTGTCGCTGGCCGAGCAGACTGGTTTCCCGATCTGGGTTGCCGTGGACGCCAAGAAGATGGAAGGCACCTTCAAGCAAGCCCCGGATCGTGCGGATATCGCTGGCGACATCAACGAAAGCCTGATCGTCGAACTGTATTCGCGTTAA
- the rpsK gene encoding 30S ribosomal protein S11 → MAKAANTAAQRARKKVRKNVADGIAHVHASFNNTIITITDRQGNALSWATSGGQGFKGSRKSTPFAAQVAAESAGRVAQDQGIKNLEVRIKGPGPGRESAVRALNNLGIKIQLIEDVTPVPHNGCRPPKRRRI, encoded by the coding sequence ATGGCAAAAGCAGCGAATACCGCCGCCCAGCGCGCGCGCAAGAAGGTTCGCAAGAACGTCGCCGACGGCATCGCGCACGTTCACGCGTCGTTCAACAACACGATCATCACGATCACCGACCGTCAGGGCAACGCTCTGTCGTGGGCGACGTCGGGTGGCCAAGGCTTCAAGGGCTCGCGTAAATCCACGCCTTTCGCTGCTCAGGTGGCAGCCGAGAGTGCTGGCCGCGTGGCGCAGGACCAAGGCATCAAGAACCTGGAAGTGCGCATCAAGGGCCCGGGCCCGGGTCGTGAGTCGGCGGTGCGTGCACTGAACAATCTGGGTATCAAGATCCAGTTGATCGAAGACGTGACGCCGGTGCCGCACAACGGCTGCCGTCCGCCGAAGCGTCGTCGTATCTAA
- the rpsM gene encoding 30S ribosomal protein S13 — MARIAGVNIPNHKHTVIGLTAIYGIGRSRAQKICEATGIPTDKKVKDLTDPDQDALRKEIEKFLVEGDLRRETTMNIKRLMDLGCYRGVRHRKGLPMRGQRTRTNARTRKGPRKAGVALKK, encoded by the coding sequence ATGGCACGTATCGCAGGGGTCAACATCCCCAACCACAAACATACCGTGATTGGCCTGACGGCGATCTACGGTATCGGCCGCTCGCGCGCTCAGAAGATTTGCGAGGCTACTGGTATCCCGACCGACAAGAAGGTCAAGGACCTGACGGATCCGGACCAGGACGCGCTGCGTAAGGAAATCGAGAAGTTCCTCGTCGAAGGCGACCTGCGCCGTGAAACGACGATGAACATCAAGCGCCTGATGGATCTGGGCTGCTACCGTGGCGTGCGCCATCGCAAGGGCCTGCCGATGCGTGGTCAGCGTACCCGCACCAATGCCCGTACCCGTAAGGGTCCGCGCAAGGCCGGCGTCGCGCTCAAGAAGTAA
- the rpmJ gene encoding 50S ribosomal protein L36, translating to MKVLASVKRICRNCKIIKRKGVVRVICSSDPRHKQRQG from the coding sequence ATGAAAGTGCTGGCTTCTGTTAAGCGCATTTGCCGCAACTGCAAAATCATCAAGCGCAAGGGCGTGGTGCGTGTGATCTGCTCGTCGGACCCGCGTCATAAGCAGCGCCAAGGCTAA
- the infA gene encoding translation initiation factor IF-1 produces the protein MAKDDVIQMQGEVLENLPNATFRVKLENGHVVLGHISGKMRMHYIRILPGDKVTVELTPYDLSRARIVFRAK, from the coding sequence ATGGCTAAAGATGACGTGATCCAGATGCAGGGCGAGGTGCTGGAAAACCTCCCCAACGCAACGTTTCGCGTCAAGCTAGAGAACGGCCACGTAGTGTTAGGCCATATTTCCGGCAAGATGCGCATGCATTACATCCGCATCTTGCCCGGGGACAAGGTGACGGTCGAATTGACCCCGTATGATCTGTCCCGCGCGCGCATCGTATTCCGGGCGAAGTGA
- the secY gene encoding preprotein translocase subunit SecY, producing the protein MAQAKNTAKYGDLRRRLVFLVLALLVYRIGAHIPVPGIDPDQLAQLFQRQSGGILGMFNLFSGGALSRFTVFALGIMPYISASIIMQLLTIVLPQLESLKKEGQAGQRKITQYTRYGTVVLATFQALGIAVALEAQPGLVLDPGLMFRATAVITLVTGTMFLMWLGEQITERGLGNGISIIIFGGIAAGLPNAIGGLFELVRTGSMGIFSAILVVAIIGAVTFVVVFIERGQRKILVNYAKRQVGNKIYGGQSSHLPLKLNMAGVIPPIFASSIILFPATIAGWFTAGNSTNPVARVVKDLAATLSPGQPVYILLYAAAIIFFCFFYTALVYNSREVADNLKKSGAFIPGIRPGEQTTRYIDKILVRLTLAGAIYITLVCLLPEFLVLRWNVPFYFGGTSLLIIVVVTMDFMAQVQSYVMSQQYESLMKKANFKGNLTLR; encoded by the coding sequence ATGGCCCAGGCCAAGAACACGGCCAAGTACGGCGATCTTCGCCGTCGGCTGGTGTTCCTGGTTCTGGCACTGCTGGTGTATCGGATCGGCGCGCACATTCCTGTGCCTGGCATCGACCCGGATCAACTGGCGCAGCTTTTCCAACGGCAGTCGGGTGGCATCCTTGGGATGTTCAACCTGTTCTCCGGCGGCGCGCTGTCGCGTTTCACGGTGTTTGCGCTGGGGATCATGCCGTACATCTCGGCGTCGATCATCATGCAGCTGCTGACGATCGTGCTGCCGCAGCTGGAATCGTTGAAGAAGGAAGGCCAAGCCGGCCAGCGCAAGATTACGCAGTACACGCGCTACGGTACGGTCGTCCTGGCAACGTTCCAGGCGCTGGGGATTGCAGTGGCGCTTGAAGCGCAGCCGGGTCTGGTACTGGATCCGGGTCTGATGTTCCGGGCCACCGCAGTGATTACGCTGGTGACGGGCACGATGTTCTTGATGTGGCTGGGTGAGCAGATCACCGAGCGCGGTCTGGGCAACGGGATCTCGATCATCATTTTTGGCGGAATTGCTGCGGGCCTCCCCAACGCGATCGGCGGGTTGTTCGAGCTGGTGCGTACGGGTTCGATGGGGATTTTCTCAGCGATCCTGGTGGTGGCGATTATCGGTGCGGTGACGTTTGTGGTCGTGTTCATTGAACGCGGCCAGCGCAAGATCCTCGTCAACTACGCCAAGCGGCAAGTTGGTAACAAGATTTATGGCGGACAGTCGTCGCATCTGCCGCTGAAGTTGAATATGGCTGGGGTGATTCCGCCGATCTTTGCATCGTCGATCATTCTGTTCCCAGCTACGATCGCGGGCTGGTTTACAGCCGGTAACTCGACGAATCCGGTCGCACGGGTCGTCAAGGATCTGGCAGCAACGCTGTCGCCGGGTCAGCCGGTGTACATCCTGCTGTATGCAGCGGCGATCATCTTCTTCTGTTTCTTCTACACCGCGCTGGTCTATAACAGCCGCGAAGTGGCGGATAACTTGAAGAAGAGTGGTGCGTTCATCCCGGGCATCCGTCCGGGCGAGCAAACCACGCGGTATATCGACAAGATTCTGGTGCGTTTGACCCTGGCGGGTGCGATCTACATCACGCTGGTGTGTCTGTTGCCAGAGTTCTTGGTGCTGCGTTGGAATGTGCCGTTCTACTTCGGTGGGACGTCCCTGTTGATCATCGTGGTCGTCACGATGGACTTCATGGCGCAAGTGCAGTCCTACGTGATGTCTCAGCAGTACGAGTCTTTGATGAAGAAGGCGAATTTCAAGGGAAACCTGACGCTCCGCTAG
- the rplO gene encoding 50S ribosomal protein L15 — MQLNNLKPAAGSKHAKRRVGRGIGSGLGKTAGRGHKGQKSRSGGFHKVGFEGGQMPLHRRLPKRGFTSLTKEFTAEVRLGDLAGLPIEEIDLLSLKQAGLVGEMVKSAKVILSGEIDKKVTLKGIGATAGAKAAIEAAGGSLA, encoded by the coding sequence ATGCAACTGAATAACCTGAAGCCGGCAGCCGGCTCCAAGCACGCCAAGCGCCGCGTTGGTCGCGGTATTGGTTCGGGCCTGGGCAAGACGGCTGGTCGTGGTCACAAAGGTCAGAAGTCGCGTTCGGGTGGTTTCCACAAGGTCGGCTTCGAAGGCGGCCAGATGCCCCTGCATCGTCGTCTGCCCAAGCGTGGTTTTACCTCGCTGACCAAGGAATTCACCGCTGAAGTGCGTCTGGGCGACCTCGCGGGCCTGCCGATCGAGGAAATCGATCTGCTGTCCCTGAAGCAAGCTGGCCTCGTTGGCGAGATGGTCAAGAGCGCCAAGGTGATCTTGTCGGGTGAAATCGATAAGAAGGTCACTCTGAAGGGTATCGGCGCGACGGCTGGGGCGAAAGCCGCAATCGAAGCAGCTGGTGGCTCGCTGGCCTAA
- the rpmD gene encoding 50S ribosomal protein L30: MSQKTVKVQLVRSLIGTREDHRATVRGLGLRRMNSVSELQDTPAVRGMINKVSYLVKVIG, translated from the coding sequence ATGTCGCAGAAAACCGTGAAAGTCCAACTCGTGCGCAGCCTGATCGGTACGCGCGAAGACCACCGCGCAACGGTGCGCGGCCTGGGCCTGCGCCGCATGAACTCGGTGTCCGAATTGCAGGACACGCCCGCAGTGCGCGGCATGATCAACAAGGTGTCCTACCTGGTCAAGGTCATCGGCTAA
- the rpsE gene encoding 30S ribosomal protein S5 translates to MAKIQPKVQGDERDDGLREKMIAVNRVTKVVKGGRILGFAALTVVGDGDGRIGMGKGKAKEVPVAVQKAMDEARRKMVKVPLKNGTLQHEVVGKHGAAKVQMMPAKDGTGVIAGGPMRAIFEVMGVTNIVTKSHGSTNPYNMVRATLDGLRKMSTPAEVAAKRGKSVEEILG, encoded by the coding sequence ATGGCAAAAATTCAACCTAAGGTCCAAGGGGACGAACGCGACGACGGTCTTCGCGAGAAGATGATCGCGGTCAACCGTGTGACCAAGGTGGTCAAGGGCGGCCGGATTCTCGGTTTCGCTGCTCTGACTGTGGTCGGCGACGGCGACGGCCGTATCGGTATGGGCAAGGGTAAGGCTAAGGAAGTCCCTGTGGCCGTGCAGAAGGCAATGGACGAAGCCCGTCGCAAGATGGTCAAGGTCCCGCTGAAGAACGGTACGCTGCAGCACGAAGTGGTTGGCAAGCATGGCGCCGCAAAGGTGCAGATGATGCCCGCGAAGGACGGTACTGGCGTGATCGCCGGTGGTCCGATGCGCGCGATCTTCGAAGTGATGGGCGTGACGAACATCGTGACCAAGTCGCACGGTTCGACCAATCCTTACAACATGGTGCGCGCAACGCTGGATGGCCTGCGCAAGATGAGCACCCCGGCCGAAGTTGCCGCCAAGCGTGGCAAGTCGGTCGAAGAGATCCTCGGCTAA
- the rplR gene encoding 50S ribosomal protein L18: MNKNDSRLRRARQTRLKIAELSVARLAVHRTNLHIYAQVFSEDGTKVLASASTAEAEVRKELNGNGGNTAAATLVGKRIAEKAKAAGIEAVAFDRSGFRYHGRVKALADAAREAGLKF; the protein is encoded by the coding sequence ATGAACAAAAATGACTCGCGTCTGCGCCGTGCACGTCAGACCCGCCTGAAAATTGCGGAACTGAGCGTCGCCCGTCTGGCTGTGCACCGTACGAACCTGCACATTTATGCGCAGGTCTTCTCGGAAGATGGCACCAAGGTCCTGGCTTCGGCCTCGACGGCGGAAGCCGAAGTCCGCAAGGAACTGAACGGCAACGGTGGCAACACCGCTGCTGCCACCCTGGTGGGTAAGCGTATCGCTGAGAAGGCGAAGGCTGCCGGCATCGAAGCCGTGGCGTTCGATCGCTCGGGTTTCCGTTATCACGGTCGCGTGAAGGCTCTGGCCGACGCGGCACGCGAAGCTGGCCTGAAGTTCTAA
- the rplF gene encoding 50S ribosomal protein L6, giving the protein MSRVGKAPIALPKGAEVNFAGGLLTVKGPLGTLTQPIHSLVKVNTDNGTITFAPADESREANALQGTMRALTANMVKGVTTGFERKLNLVGVGYRASVQGTALKLQLGFSHDVIHEMPEGVKAETPTQTEIIIKGSDKQKVGQVAAEVRGYRPPEPYKGKGVRYADERVILKETKKK; this is encoded by the coding sequence ATGTCTCGCGTAGGTAAGGCTCCCATCGCGCTGCCCAAGGGCGCAGAAGTCAATTTCGCAGGTGGTCTGCTGACCGTTAAGGGCCCGCTGGGCACTCTGACGCAGCCGATTCACTCGCTTGTCAAGGTCAACACCGACAACGGCACGATCACGTTCGCGCCGGCAGATGAGTCGCGTGAAGCCAATGCGCTGCAAGGTACGATGCGCGCCCTGACGGCCAACATGGTCAAGGGTGTGACGACGGGCTTCGAGCGCAAGCTGAACCTGGTCGGCGTGGGTTACCGTGCATCGGTTCAGGGCACTGCTCTGAAGCTGCAACTCGGTTTCTCGCACGACGTGATCCATGAGATGCCGGAAGGCGTGAAGGCGGAAACGCCGACGCAGACCGAGATCATCATCAAGGGTTCGGACAAGCAAAAAGTTGGTCAGGTCGCCGCTGAAGTGCGTGGTTATCGTCCGCCGGAGCCCTACAAGGGCAAGGGTGTGCGCTACGCCGATGAGCGTGTGATCCTGAAGGAAACCAAGAAGAAGTAA
- the rpsH gene encoding 30S ribosomal protein S8, with product MSMSDPIADMLTRIRNAQAVEKASVVMPSSKLKVAIAKVLKDEGYIDEFAVTEQGGKSTLTIGLKYYAGRPVIERLERVSKPGLRVYKGRNEIPQVMNGLGVAIISTPQGLMTDRRARATGVGGEVICYVA from the coding sequence ATGAGCATGAGCGATCCGATCGCCGATATGCTGACGCGTATCCGCAACGCGCAAGCGGTGGAAAAAGCGTCGGTGGTCATGCCGTCGTCGAAGCTGAAGGTGGCAATCGCCAAAGTCCTGAAGGACGAAGGCTACATCGACGAATTCGCCGTGACCGAGCAGGGTGGCAAGTCCACGCTGACGATTGGTCTGAAGTACTACGCTGGCCGTCCGGTCATCGAGCGCCTGGAGCGCGTCTCGAAGCCTGGTCTGCGTGTGTACAAGGGCCGTAATGAAATCCCGCAAGTGATGAACGGCCTGGGTGTCGCCATCATCTCGACCCCCCAGGGTCTGATGACGGACCGCCGCGCCCGCGCAACCGGTGTCGGTGGCGAAGTCATTTGCTACGTCGCCTAA
- the rpsN gene encoding 30S ribosomal protein S14 produces the protein MAKLSLIEREKKRAKLVAKYAEKRAALEAIVADQSKSEEERYEARLKLQALPRNANPTRQRNRCSITGRPRGTFRKFGLARNKLREIAFKGEIPGLTKASW, from the coding sequence GTGGCTAAATTGTCTCTGATCGAACGCGAGAAGAAGCGTGCCAAGCTCGTGGCCAAGTACGCTGAGAAGCGCGCCGCTCTCGAAGCCATCGTGGCCGACCAAAGCAAGTCGGAAGAAGAGCGCTACGAAGCGCGTCTGAAGTTGCAAGCGCTGCCGCGCAATGCAAATCCGACTCGTCAGCGCAACCGCTGCTCGATCACCGGTCGTCCCCGCGGTACGTTCCGTAAGTTCGGCCTGGCGCGTAACAAGCTCCGCGAGATCGCCTTCAAGGGCGAGATCCCGGGTCTGACGAAAGCCAGCTGGTAA
- the rplE gene encoding 50S ribosomal protein L5 — protein sequence MTARLQEFYKEKVVPELIKQFGYKSVMEVPRITKITLNMGLGEAINDKKVIEHATGDLIKIAGQKPIVTKARKAIAGFKIRQGYPIGTMVTLRGQRMYEFLDRFITVSLPRVRDFRGVSGKAFDGRGNYNIGVKEQIIFPEIEYDKIDALRGLNISITTTAKNDEEAKALLNAFKFPFRN from the coding sequence ATGACTGCACGTCTGCAAGAGTTTTACAAAGAGAAGGTTGTGCCCGAACTGATCAAGCAGTTTGGTTACAAGTCCGTCATGGAAGTGCCGCGCATCACCAAGATCACCCTGAACATGGGTCTTGGCGAAGCCATCAATGACAAGAAAGTCATTGAGCACGCCACGGGCGACCTGATCAAGATCGCTGGCCAGAAGCCCATCGTGACGAAGGCCCGCAAGGCTATCGCCGGCTTCAAGATCCGCCAGGGTTACCCGATCGGCACGATGGTCACGCTGCGTGGCCAACGTATGTACGAATTCCTGGATCGCTTCATCACTGTGTCGCTGCCCCGCGTGCGCGACTTCCGTGGTGTGTCCGGCAAGGCGTTCGATGGTCGTGGCAACTACAACATCGGTGTGAAAGAGCAGATCATTTTCCCCGAGATTGAATACGACAAGATCGACGCACTCCGTGGTCTGAATATCAGCATCACGACGACTGCGAAGAACGACGAGGAAGCGAAGGCGCTCCTCAACGCGTTCAAGTTCCCGTTCCGTAATTAA
- the rplX gene encoding 50S ribosomal protein L24 encodes MNKIRKGDRVIVRTGKDKGKQGTVLAVLAEHVTVEGVNVAKKHVRPNPMLGTTGGVVDKVMPIHISNVALVDANGKPSRVGIKVEGGVKTRVLKTTGAAVGA; translated from the coding sequence ATGAACAAGATTCGCAAGGGCGATCGCGTCATCGTCCGTACCGGTAAAGACAAGGGCAAGCAAGGTACCGTGCTGGCCGTGCTGGCCGAGCATGTGACGGTTGAAGGCGTGAACGTTGCCAAGAAGCACGTGCGCCCGAACCCGATGCTGGGTACGACGGGTGGTGTGGTCGACAAGGTCATGCCCATCCATATTTCGAACGTTGCGCTCGTGGATGCCAATGGCAAGCCGTCGCGCGTCGGCATCAAGGTTGAAGGCGGCGTGAAGACGCGCGTGCTGAAGACCACCGGTGCTGCCGTCGGCGCTTGA
- the rplN gene encoding 50S ribosomal protein L14 translates to MIQTESRLEVADNTGAREVMCIKVLGGSKRRYASVGDIIKVSVKDAAPRGRVKKGDIYNAVVVRTAKGVRRPDGSLIKFDGNAAVLLNTKLEPIGTRIFGPVTRELRTERFMKIVSLAPEVL, encoded by the coding sequence ATGATTCAGACAGAAAGCCGGCTCGAAGTGGCCGATAACACGGGTGCGCGTGAAGTCATGTGCATCAAGGTGCTGGGCGGTTCGAAGCGCCGCTACGCCAGCGTCGGCGACATCATCAAGGTCAGCGTCAAGGATGCTGCCCCGCGTGGTCGCGTGAAGAAGGGCGATATCTACAACGCCGTGGTGGTGCGTACCGCCAAGGGCGTGCGCCGTCCTGACGGCTCGCTCATCAAGTTCGACGGCAATGCCGCCGTGCTGCTGAACACCAAGCTTGAGCCGATCGGCACCCGCATTTTCGGGCCGGTCACTCGCGAACTCCGTACCGAGCGCTTCATGAAGATCGTGTCGCTCGCGCCGGAAGTGCTGTAA
- the rpsQ gene encoding 30S ribosomal protein S17, whose protein sequence is MTEAATSLKRTLVGRVVSNKMDKTVTVLIENRVKHPLYGKYVVRSKKYHAHDEANQYNEGDKVEITESRPLSRTKSWVVSRLLEAARVI, encoded by the coding sequence ATGACTGAAGCCGCAACGTCCCTGAAGCGCACGCTCGTCGGTCGCGTTGTCAGCAACAAGATGGACAAGACCGTCACGGTCCTGATCGAAAACCGCGTCAAGCATCCGCTGTACGGCAAGTACGTGGTGCGCTCGAAGAAGTACCACGCGCACGACGAAGCCAATCAGTACAACGAAGGCGACAAGGTTGAGATCACCGAATCGCGTCCGCTGTCCCGCACGAAGTCGTGGGTGGTGTCGCGTCTGCTTGAAGCTGCGCGCGTGATCTAA
- the rpmC gene encoding 50S ribosomal protein L29 gives MKASELRDKDVAGLNQELSELLKAQFGLRMQKATQQLQNTSQLKKVRRDIARVRTVLGQKGNQK, from the coding sequence ATGAAAGCATCCGAACTGCGCGACAAAGATGTCGCCGGGCTGAACCAGGAGCTCTCCGAGCTGCTGAAGGCCCAATTTGGCCTGCGCATGCAAAAAGCGACGCAACAGCTGCAGAACACCAGCCAGCTGAAGAAAGTGCGTCGTGACATCGCGCGTGTCCGCACCGTGCTGGGCCAGAAGGGGAACCAGAAATGA
- the rplP gene encoding 50S ribosomal protein L16, whose protein sequence is MLQPKRRKYRKEQKGRNTGIATRGNAVSFGEFGLKAMGRGRLTARQIESARRAMTRHIKRGGRIWIRIFPDKPISKKPAEVRMGNGKGNPEYYVAEIQPGKMLYEMDGVGEELAREAFRLAAAKLPIATSFVVRQVGT, encoded by the coding sequence ATGCTGCAACCTAAGCGCAGGAAGTACCGCAAGGAGCAGAAGGGCCGTAACACCGGTATCGCGACGCGCGGCAACGCAGTCTCGTTCGGCGAATTCGGTCTGAAGGCGATGGGCCGTGGCCGTCTGACGGCGCGTCAGATTGAGTCGGCCCGTCGTGCGATGACCCGTCACATCAAGCGTGGCGGCCGCATTTGGATCCGGATTTTCCCGGACAAGCCGATCTCGAAGAAGCCTGCCGAAGTCCGTATGGGTAACGGTAAGGGCAACCCGGAATACTACGTGGCTGAAATTCAGCCGGGCAAGATGCTGTACGAAATGGACGGCGTTGGCGAAGAACTGGCACGCGAGGCTTTCCGTCTGGCCGCTGCCAAGCTGCCGATCGCGACCAGCTTCGTGGTGCGTCAGGTCGGAACGTAA
- the rpsC gene encoding 30S ribosomal protein S3, whose translation MGQKIHPTGFRLAVSRNWASRWYASNTQFAGMLKEDIEVREFLKKKLKNASVGRVVIERPAKNARITIYSSRPGVVIGKKGEDIELLKAELQRRMGVPVHVNIEEIRKPEVDAQLIADSITQQLERRIMFRRAMKRAMQNAMRLGAQGIKIMSSGRLNGIEIARTEWYREGRVPLHTLRADIDYGFSEAETTYGIIGVKVWVYKGDHLGRNDAPVVEEPQEERRKRPGRPEGRRREGEGRPAGQRRGAGAGARRGADAKTGE comes from the coding sequence ATGGGACAGAAGATTCATCCGACTGGCTTCCGTCTGGCTGTCAGCCGTAACTGGGCATCGCGTTGGTACGCGAGCAACACCCAGTTTGCCGGCATGCTCAAGGAAGACATCGAGGTTCGCGAGTTTCTGAAGAAGAAGCTGAAGAACGCGTCGGTGGGCCGCGTGGTCATCGAGCGTCCGGCCAAGAATGCTCGTATCACCATTTACAGCTCGCGTCCGGGCGTGGTGATCGGCAAGAAGGGCGAGGACATCGAACTGCTGAAGGCTGAGCTGCAGCGTCGCATGGGCGTGCCCGTGCACGTGAACATCGAAGAAATCCGCAAGCCGGAAGTCGATGCACAGCTGATCGCCGATTCGATCACCCAGCAGCTCGAGCGCCGCATTATGTTCCGTCGCGCAATGAAGCGCGCGATGCAGAACGCGATGCGTCTGGGTGCCCAAGGCATCAAGATCATGAGCTCGGGCCGTCTGAACGGCATCGAAATCGCCCGTACCGAGTGGTACCGCGAAGGCCGTGTGCCCCTGCACACGCTGCGCGCCGATATCGACTACGGCTTCTCCGAAGCGGAAACCACCTACGGCATCATCGGTGTCAAGGTGTGGGTGTACAAGGGTGACCACCTTGGTCGCAACGACGCACCCGTCGTGGAAGAGCCGCAAGAAGAGCGTCGCAAGCGTCCGGGTCGCCCGGAAGGTCGTCGCCGTGAGGGCGAAGGTCGCCCGGCCGGTCAGCGCCGCGGTGCTGGTGCAGGTGCCCGTCGTGGCGCCGACGCCAAGACTGGAGAATAA
- the rplV gene encoding 50S ribosomal protein L22 has translation MEVKAIHRGARISAQKTRLVADQIRGLSIERALNVLTFSPKKAAGIVKKVVESAIANAEHNEGADIDELKVKSIYIDKATSLKRFTARAKGRGNRIEKQTCHITVTLGN, from the coding sequence ATGGAAGTTAAAGCGATTCATCGCGGCGCCCGTATCTCCGCACAGAAGACGCGGCTGGTTGCTGACCAGATCCGCGGCCTGTCGATCGAGCGCGCGCTCAACGTGCTGACGTTCAGCCCGAAGAAGGCGGCTGGCATCGTGAAGAAGGTGGTTGAGTCTGCCATCGCGAACGCCGAGCACAATGAAGGCGCCGACATCGACGAGCTGAAGGTCAAGTCGATCTACATCGACAAGGCTACGTCGCTCAAGCGCTTCACGGCGCGTGCAAAGGGCCGTGGCAACCGCATCGAGAAACAAACCTGTCACATCACTGTGACGCTGGGCAACTAA
- the rpsS gene encoding 30S ribosomal protein S19, translating into MTRSVKKGPFIDAHLLKKVEAAVQTKDKKPIKTWSRRSTILPDFIGLTIAVHNGRQHVPVYVTENMVGHKLGEFALTRTFKGHAADKKAKR; encoded by the coding sequence ATGACTCGTTCCGTAAAAAAGGGTCCTTTCATTGACGCCCACCTGCTGAAGAAGGTTGAGGCGGCGGTGCAAACGAAGGACAAGAAGCCCATCAAGACGTGGTCGCGTCGTTCGACCATTCTGCCGGACTTCATCGGCCTGACGATCGCCGTTCACAACGGCCGTCAGCACGTGCCCGTGTATGTCACGGAAAACATGGTTGGCCACAAGCTCGGCGAATTTGCGCTCACGCGTACGTTCAAGGGCCACGCTGCCGACAAGAAAGCGAAGCGATAA